The proteins below are encoded in one region of Lactuca sativa cultivar Salinas chromosome 3, Lsat_Salinas_v11, whole genome shotgun sequence:
- the LOC111915464 gene encoding thiosulfate sulfurtransferase 16, chloroplastic has product MMMTTATPIAVASPISSTPRLFPSQCLANPRFELTTKAQLSNQRNRRNGNDIGNKGRNFNFSWMATVGENVMPTTPVTPTSVPVRVAHELHQAGHRYLDVRTPEEFAAGHAIGAINVPYMFRLGSGMSKNPNFIDEVSSHFGKDDEFLVGCQLGKRSLMAATDLLSYGFTGVTDIAGGYASWNQNGLPIES; this is encoded by the exons ATGATGATGACCACTGCTACACCGATTGCCGTTGCTTCCCCAATCTCATCGACCCCTCGTCTATTTCCTTCCCAATGCCTCGCCAATCCAAG ATTCGAATTGACGACCAAGGCTCAGTTATCGAATCAACGCAACCGTAGAAATGGTAATGACATCGGCAACAAAGGCAGAAATTTTAACTTCAG TTGGATGGCTACAGTCGGAGAGAATGTGATGCCAACAACGCCGGTGACGCCTACATCGGTGCCGGTGCGTGTGGCTCACGAGCTTCATCAAGCCGGCCATCGTTATTTAGATGTGAG AACTCCTGAAGAATTCGCTGCTGGACATGCTATTGGTGCCATTAATGTTCCTTACATGTTCAGACTCGGATCTGGGATGTCCAAAAATCCCAACTTTATTGACGAAGTCTCATCCCACTTTGGGAAAGACGATGAATTTCTCGTC GGATGCCAATTGGGGAAAAGGTCGCTCATGGCTGCCACGGATCTTCTTTCTTAT GGTTTTACAGGTGTAACGGACATAGCAGGTGGATATGCTTCGTGGAATCAAAATGGGCTTCCGATTGAGTCTTGA